caaaacattttttggaatgTTTTATTCTTCCAGGAGAGTTCTGTTTTGTTCCTAAGAAGGTACATGGTAACCCATCATCTTACTGAGACACTTTACATTGATTTTCCTTTAATTCATCGCCTGCCTGTAGATAAATAGTTTGCAAACAGCTGATGGATGAGTTCTGTGACAGCAGACAAAGAAATTAAAGCACTCACAGATTTCTTGGACTTTGCCTTGGGGCCTCCTGGTTTTGCTGTATTTCTCCTTTTCTGAAACATTGAGGGAAATaaacagttaatttaaaaaaataaaaataaaaaaaaaaccaagaaacATATCAAAACCCCTTTCATAATTATAAGCAACATTCAATTCATTCAGACATCAAGCCAACACATTCAGATGCTGTCAGTTTAACCAaaagaaattcagattttgtattttctggttTGTCAGAACTCAATGCTAGCCACAgccgagttaaaaaaaaacaaaacaaacaaaacacttacTTGTGAATTATATTCTTTGTAAGTGTTCCTCTCTTGGGAAGACAAGCTCTGCGGAAAACCGAAAGCATATATTAGATAAGGATTTTTCAAGCACTAGCTTTACTTTCCCCTCTAAAACATTCAACCACCACTTCTTACAGCGAGCCACTGCTCCAGCTGGACTTTGTACTGCCTCTGCTTCTCCTCTGCGATCTTCTTGTAGCGATCTTTCTCCTTCAGCGGTAACCTCTGCCAGCGGCTGCCGATCTCAGCCATGCGCTCCTTCATCGGTAGGTGATTCAGCTCTCCATTGGACAGCATCTCCTGAGAGAACTTCTGATATCCATTTCTAGAGAgataaaaatgaggaaaataatcGTCAGGCTTTAACTGATTTAAACAGGCAGCACAGATGAAATGGAAATCACAAACTCACGATGGTGGTTTCTTAGGTTCACCCTCAAACTTCATCTTCTTCCCTGAGGCAATGACGGCAGCAGGTGAGCGCATCTCACACAGGTCTCTCTGCAGAGGACACACGAGTCAGCAGTTAGCTCTCACTGGCACTAAATACAGATGGTGTAGATTTTATGAAGACTGCTTCTTAACCTCGTATCTTTTCTGGTCCTCTGCCGCCTTTTTGATCCACATgatcttctctttcttctccatGGTGCTCCAGGTTGCTTCCATTGCTTTCTGTGCCTTTGGCCGGTCGTTCTGCAAAGCACCGGCTCACATTAAATACACTTCAAGGTGTGTTATTTGTATTTTCCAGTACTTGAGTCAAAGATCTGTACAGCTGTAGTTaaactgttgtatttttctATTCTCAATAATCCCTCCAAATATTTTTCAGCATTAGAATCCCTTTTAACTTGGCTGTCTACATGTAAAAAATAGCATCTCTTGGGACACATTTATAGTACATATGAACTTTTATTCCAGTGTTAGAATGTGCTTTTGTGAGACACTGAATGAGTGTTTGGGTAGTCAGATTGTGAGCTCTTAGATTGTCATATATTCAAATGTTAATCATCTGTTAGTGATGAACTGCCTacatgtttctgtatttatttacagagAAACATCACACTTACATGTTTCCGGGTTACTCTTATCAGTGTTATACTAAAGTTAGATGTGTCTATTACACAACTTAAGTTGGGATTAGGGACTTTGAGGCTTCCTGAAGGGTGGATTTCTGTCCAAGAAAAGCAGGTTAAACTATGTGTACTGTCGAATAAAAAGGAATTCTTCAATTTCCTGCTCACTGTAAAAGctattacatttctgttttttctttgaaaatctgGATAAACTATGCTATTCTCCATATTTGACATGATGGGAAATTACCAGAACCAGAgcaaagtgtttgttttgttatttaagcTAATGACAGCCATTGCAGTAGTCTTGAGATTCAAGCATACCTTAAATCTGGCCAGGTAGTCTCCTATAACGCTCTGTTGCCAGATGTCTTGTGCAGTCTTGGGCGGATCTGGCAGACGACTACgatcctccttctctttcttttcagaCTCTGCTTTCAGGACCGTTTCTAAACGTTTAAATTTCTCCTAAATCGCAAAGACAAGCAGAacattagaaaatatatttaaacaatTGAATTACAAACTGTACACATCAGAATTCTTGGCTCCCATGATCCACATTACTGTTGTGGCATTTTGCTCatgactgtgtttttttttttttttttactgctaaaaggaagtttttttcctccacactcTCACTCAGTACTTTCTCTAGGAGGAATTGTTGGGTCTCTTTCACTCATGTAACATTGGAAAGTCTTGATCTCACAATGTGAAGTGCACTGAGAGGATTCGTGATGAGAAATGGTGCTATATACAAATAAGACTGAATTTATCACATCAGATCGACATGTTACCTTCTTCTTTTCTGGCAGCTCGTTCCACATGCGAGCCAGGAGTCTTGTGACGTCGCTGTCAGAGAGGTCTGGCCTCTCCTGCTGCAGTTTGGGGCGTTTCTCTTCAGAGAATATGAACATGGCTGAAATGGGCCTTTTGGGTTTCTCTGGATTAGTCTACAAGGTACAGATAAGGGACATcaagaaaaatatacaaaaacatcaaagtaaAAAGTTATAGTTGTTACAGGAGATCAAATAatcaaacatgttaaaaaaaagacatctgaaCATAACACTTATAATAGTCCAATTTTACTTGATAACATTTGAATCAAAGTggcaaaacacaataaaaacggGCTGGTTTTACCTTTgctttggaggttttcttttTCGAGGCAGGACTGCTGGCTCCGCTGCCCTTCTTAAAACCTGGCTTCTCCTCACCCAACACTCGCTGTTGCTCCTCCTCTGATAAACTCTGCAGATGTTCAAAACAGCATCAGAAACTCTCCCAGTAGCACACAAATGATTAGAGTGACAAGGGGGAACTAAGACAATAAGACTCACACTGAGAAATCTGTTCATCTCAATTTCATACTCCTTCtttctctgaaaaaacaaacatgattcTATTAGACAAGACTGAAcgatgcagattttttttagctgcGTGACTCGAGGATTCTGAGCTCACCTGTTCGCAGCGTTTCTGGTAGCCGTCCTTCTCGTTCTGTTTCAGCAGCTTCCACCGCTGGCTGCACATCACCATACGCTCTGTGCTGGGAACGTCCTTCATGCTCGACATCAGCTCCGCGCAGAACATAGAGTAaccatttctgaaaacatttgtacACCACATGTTATGTCTAAATAACTCACTCACATTGCAGTGGGCATATCTCGCAGCTTACGGGATAGTTCAGGTGTACGAGCGGAGCTTTTGTAGGTGCGACTCACGGAGGAGGTTTGTCGGGTCGGCCGTCAGATTTGTCCTTCAAGTGCCTCTCTGCCTTGGTCAGAGTGGATTTTACAATATCCCCCTGGGTCATGTTTAACTCTGGGTGCTGCTGGATGTATTCCCGCATTGTCTCCTAGAatattagaagaaaaaaaacacacagttaaaacaaataaaaacatttcaatacGTTATACATAACATATCACCAACACTGCTCTCTTACCTCATACTGTTTCTGCTGTTCCAGGGACTTGGTGATCCATTTGAGCCTCTTTTTGTCAGAAAGCTGCGTCCACTGTTTGCCAAGACTGTCTTTAATGTCTTTGGTGGTCGCCTGGTGTCAGACAATGAAAGTTAACATCTCTGGAATAccaaaattacagttaaataaaGACGCCGCAATCTGTGTGTTGTGAAGCTTACATCTGGGCGTGTCTTGAGGAAGGCTTTCTTTTCATGGTTGTACCACAACTGTTGGGGTGTCTTGGGCTTCTCTGGTACATTTGAGCCTTTCTTGGTCATGCTCTCCACAAGGTCTGGATGTTCTTCCCTGTTTATACACCATGAACCAACATTTAAGCACAAATTTTATCCCTTATGATGCTGTGCGTACATGTTTAATGCACCCAGAGTCATTATTAAATTTTAgaattaactctctgaaccccaaaaacatgttatcttttaaaaaaaaaaaaaaaaacagccaaaattatACTACTTACAAGAGccagaaagtttaaaaacacaagaaagcatTGGATTTTCAAGGTTGTGACACCTATTCATTTGTTACtctattagaatttttttttaccacatctAAGCTTACAATTGTGgtatgtcatcaaaatcactttactctATAGGTCTCAGAAATTAGCAAAAATTATACTGTCAGGACTAACAAGTtcctgtaaaaaatacagaaataatttactcgtcggcacaactgtgaagccattactgacaaaaattcaggaacttttctgCTGTACTGCAGGCTGTTTACAGAGTAGATTGAAGACAGGTATCTAAACCAATAAAAttgtaagtagtaaaatgtatgtagagtcaccaggACTTTAGTTTgtcatgaaaaatgagcccatggTGAGGAAAAATCTGGCAGGagcaaaaaactgcagaaaactaCTAGACCCAGAGTTACTACTAGGTTTCATAATTAAGTAGAATCGGAAAATCTCACCTGAATTTCATCATGCTATGCACAAAGGATTCTTTGTCTCGTAAGAAGTcatcaacatattttttctgtagcCATTGAAAGAA
This portion of the Amphiprion ocellaris isolate individual 3 ecotype Okinawa chromosome 19, ASM2253959v1, whole genome shotgun sequence genome encodes:
- the ubtf gene encoding nucleolar transcription factor 1 isoform X2, with amino-acid sequence MSRSKKVHSQMNGEMEATTQGQVWAQDDLLKLLEAMKVALPQKDLTKYKTSESHLDWQKVAFNSYTAEMCKQKWQEVSKEIRKFRTLTELIVDAQDYIKNPYKGKKIKKHPDFPKKPLTPYFRFFMEKRAKYAKLHPEMSNLDLTKILSKKYRELPDKKKKKYVDDFLRDKESFVHSMMKFREEHPDLVESMTKKGSNVPEKPKTPQQLWYNHEKKAFLKTRPDATTKDIKDSLGKQWTQLSDKKRLKWITKSLEQQKQYEETMREYIQQHPELNMTQGDIVKSTLTKAERHLKDKSDGRPDKPPPNGYSMFCAELMSSMKDVPSTERMVMCSQRWKLLKQNEKDGYQKRCEQRKKEYEIEMNRFLSSLSEEEQQRVLGEEKPGFKKGSGASSPASKKKTSKAKTNPEKPKRPISAMFIFSEEKRPKLQQERPDLSDSDVTRLLARMWNELPEKKKEKFKRLETVLKAESEKKEKEDRSRLPDPPKTAQDIWQQSVIGDYLARFKNDRPKAQKAMEATWSTMEKKEKIMWIKKAAEDQKRYERDLCEMRSPAAVIASGKKMKFEGEPKKPPSNGYQKFSQEMLSNGELNHLPMKERMAEIGSRWQRLPLKEKDRYKKIAEEKQRQYKVQLEQWLASLSSQERNTYKEYNSQKRRNTAKPGGPKAKSKKSDTEEDDDDDDDEDEDEDDDEQEKASSEADSSSEEDDEDDDDDEADDDDDEEDDDEEEDEDDDEAEDKENKSEDSSSESNSAGTSDSDSD
- the ubtf gene encoding nucleolar transcription factor 1 isoform X1, encoding MSRSKKVHSQMNGEMEATTQGQVWAQDDLLKLLEAMKVALPQKDLTKYKTSESHLDWQKVAFNSYTAEMCKQKWQEVSKEIRKFRTLTELIVDAQDYIKNPYKGKKIKKHPDFPKKPLTPYFRFFMEKRAKYAKLHPEMSNLDLTKILSKKYRELPDKKKKKYVDDFLRDKESFVHSMMKFREEHPDLVESMTKKGSNVPEKPKTPQQLWYNHEKKAFLKTRPDATTKDIKDSLGKQWTQLSDKKRLKWITKSLEQQKQYEETMREYIQQHPELNMTQGDIVKSTLTKAERHLKDKSDGRPDKPPPNGYSMFCAELMSSMKDVPSTERMVMCSQRWKLLKQNEKDGYQKRCEQRKKEYEIEMNRFLSSLSEEEQQRVLGEEKPGFKKGSGASSPASKKKTSKAKTNPEKPKRPISAMFIFSEEKRPKLQQERPDLSDSDVTRLLARMWNELPEKKKEKFKRLETVLKAESEKKEKEDRSRLPDPPKTAQDIWQQSVIGDYLARFKNDRPKAQKAMEATWSTMEKKEKIMWIKKAAEDQKRYERDLCEMRSPAAVIASGKKMKFEGEPKKPPSNGYQKFSQEMLSNGELNHLPMKERMAEIGSRWQRLPLKEKDRYKKIAEEKQRQYKVQLEQWLASLSSQERNTYKEYNSQKRRNTAKPGGPKAKSKKSDTEEDDDDDDDEDEDEDDDEQEKASSEADSSSEEDDEDDDDDKEADDDDDEEDDDEEEDEDDDEAEDKENKSEDSSSESNSAGTSDSDSD